The genome window AATTAACATCATGAATAGAGCGTTTGATTAAGTCTTTGAGTTGGTGTGAAGGCTTGGCTCGCTTGCATGCGAACATAGCCAGGTTAGCAGCTTGATTCATAGTGACCTCTTTGAGGGAAATGGAGATTAGCGAATGGGGGTAATGTCGATTGAGATTGCAGAGTGTGCGATGAGCGAGTGAGTGATTGCTTTAAGCCAGCTGGCGAGTAAGGTTTGTACTTCCGGCCGTTGTAAGCTGCACTGCTTAATATCAGGGTGATAGAACCAACAACCCGCGAAGTTGAAATACAGCGATAACTCTTTTTGTGGCGAGCCTGTGACGACAACATCAAAGGTGGCGATAAAGCGAAGCTGCCATGGCGAATCACTGGATGTACGTTCTAGTTGAATTTCAATGGGCTGAAATCGTTGGTCAGTTTCTTGAGAGCGAATGTTTAACGCCAAACGCTCAATTGTATTAGGAATGGTCCTGTCCAATAGCAGGGCATCTAGAAAGCAATGCATTGGAGTAACGAGCTCATCATTAAGCCCGGAAATAATAAACTCACTCATATCAATCCCTTTTCAGCAAATGAGACACAGTCTTCACCAACAACGATGTGGTCTAAGACACGGATATCCACGAGCTTTAGAGCGTCGATAAGTCGCTGAGTAATGCGTTTGTCGGCTTGGCTAGGCTCAGCAATGCCGGAAGGATGGTTGTGGGCAAAAATCACCGCGGCAGCGTTGTGGTTTAGTGCTGTCTTCAATACTTCACGTGGATAAATCGAAGCGGCGTCAATCGTGCCAAAGAACAACTCTTCAAAACTG of Vibrio zhugei contains these proteins:
- a CDS encoding DUF2787 family protein — encoded protein: MSEFIISGLNDELVTPMHCFLDALLLDRTIPNTIERLALNIRSQETDQRFQPIEIQLERTSSDSPWQLRFIATFDVVVTGSPQKELSLYFNFAGCWFYHPDIKQCSLQRPEVQTLLASWLKAITHSLIAHSAISIDITPIR
- the radC gene encoding RadC family protein, whose product is MRTPNTDHDYPFETSELNELLERAAEALATKYKREGTFTNPTNVKEYLKLKLGAHEREVFAVMFLDNQHQLISFEELFFGTIDAASIYPREVLKTALNHNAAAVIFAHNHPSGIAEPSQADKRITQRLIDALKLVDIRVLDHIVVGEDCVSFAEKGLI